Proteins from a genomic interval of Carassius auratus strain Wakin unplaced genomic scaffold, ASM336829v1 scaf_tig00003633, whole genome shotgun sequence:
- the LOC113070287 gene encoding uridine-cytidine kinase-like 1 isoform X5, producing MLSGGGEGSLDRLLPSISTSLSPRKRTTSQCKSEPPLLRTSKRTIYTAGRPPWYNEHGTQSKEAFVIGLCGGSASGKTTVARKIIEALDVPWVVLLSMDSFYKVLTAEQQLLAANNDYNFDHPDAFDFSLLVHTLRKLKQGKSVKIPVYDFNTHGRQKEWKTVYGASVIIFEGIMSFADKELLKLLDMKIFVDTDSDIRLVRRLRRDITERGRDIEGVIKQYNKFVKPAFEQYIEPTMRLADIVVPRGGGNMVAIDLIVQHVHSQLEERKLRWDMAALASAHQAQPLPQTLSVLESTPQVRGMHTIIRNKETSRDEFIFYSKRLMRLLIERARSFLPSQVHIVQTPQGEDYEGRTFHGKRITGVSILRAGETMEPALRAVCKDVRIGKILIQTNQDTGEPELHYLRLPKDISEDHVILMDCTVSTGAAAMMAIRVLLDHDAQEDKILLVSLLMAEMGVHSVAYAFPQVKIITTAVDKKVNDLFHIIPGIGNFGDRYFGTDAPPDWSDDDMDEPSC from the exons tgGCGGTGGGGAAGGCTCTCTGGACAGGCTGCTCCCATCCATCAGCACCAGCCTGTCTCCACGCAAGCGGACCACCAGCCAGTGCAAATCAGAGCCTCCGCTGCTGCGCACCAGTAAGAGGACCATCTACACCGCCGGACGCCCACCCTGGTACAATGAACACGGCACCCAGTCCAAGGAAGCTTTTGTTATCG GGCTCTGTGGAGGCAGTGCCTCAGGCAAAACTACAGTTGCTCGTAAAATCATCGAGGCCTTGGATGTTCCTTGGGTCGTTCTTCTGTCAATGGATTCATTTTACAAG GTTCTGACGGCCGAACAGCAGCTGCTCGCTGCTAATAACGATTACAACTTTGACCATCCAGACGCCTTTGATTTCAGTCTGCTGGTGCACACTCTCCGCAAACTCAAGCAGGGCAAGAGCGTGAAGATCCCGGTGTACGACTTCAACACACACGGACGGCAGAAAGAATGG AAAACGGTGTATGGGGCGAGCGTCATCATATTTGAGGGCATCATGTCCTTTGCAGATAAAGAGCTGCTGAAG cTGCTGGACATGAAGATCTTCGTGGACACCGATTCCGACATCCGGCTGGTACGGAGGCTCAGGAGGGACATCACCGAGCGCGGCCGGGACATCGAGGGAGTGATCAAACAGTACAACAAGTTTGTGAAGCCAGCCTTCGAGCAGTACATCGAGCCCACCATGAGACTGGCAGATATCGTGGTGCCTCGGG GTGGCGGTAACATGGTGGCCATTGATCTTATAGTGCAGCATGTACACAGTCAGCTGGAGGAG AGAAAGCTCCGCTGGGATAT GGCGGCGCTGGCGTCTGCCCATCAGGCCCAGCCCCTTCCACAGACCCTCAGTGTTCTGGAGAGTACACCGCAGGTCCGCGGCATGCACACCATCAtcag AAATAAAGAGACCAGTCGAGACGAGTTCATCTTCTACTCCAAGAGGTTAATGCGGCTCCTCATCGAGAGAGCGCGGTCCTTTCTTCCATCACAG GTTCACATTGTTCAGACCCCACAGGGAGAAGATTACGAAGGCCGAACCTTTCATGGGAAGAGG ATTACGGGTGTGTCGATTCTCAGGGCGGGAGAGACCATGGAGCCCGCGCTTAGGGCCGTGTGCAAAGACGTCCGCATCGGCAAAATCCTCATCCAGACCAATCAGGACACAGGAGAGCCGGAG CTGCACTATTTGCGTCTGCCCAAAGACATCAGCGAGGATCATGTGATTCTGATGGACTGCACCGTGTCCACCGGAGCGGCAGCCATGATGGCCATCAGAGTTTTGCTT gatcaTGACGCTCAGGAGGATAAGATTCTGCTGGTGTCGCTGCTGATGGCTGAGATGGGTGTCCATTCTGTGGCCTACGCCTTCCCTCAGGTCAAAATCATCACCACCGCCGTCGACAAGAAGGTCAACGACCTGTTCCACATCATCCCTGGCATAG gaaattttGGGGATCGTTATTTTGGCACGGATGCACCCCCCGACTGGAGTGATGATGACATGGACGAGCCCAGCTGCTGA
- the LOC113070287 gene encoding uridine-cytidine kinase-like 1 isoform X1, with protein sequence MSAVCADGRLSAMECGEKSSVLRSSGGGEGSLDRLLPSISTSLSPRKRTTSQCKSEPPLLRTSKRTIYTAGRPPWYNEHGTQSKEAFVIGLCGGSASGKTTVARKIIEALDVPWVVLLSMDSFYKVLTAEQQLLAANNDYNFDHPDAFDFSLLVHTLRKLKQGKSVKIPVYDFNTHGRQKEWKTVYGASVIIFEGIMSFADKELLKLLDMKIFVDTDSDIRLVRRLRRDITERGRDIEGVIKQYNKFVKPAFEQYIEPTMRLADIVVPRGGGNMVAIDLIVQHVHSQLEERKLRWDMAALASAHQAQPLPQTLSVLESTPQVRGMHTIIRNKETSRDEFIFYSKRLMRLLIERARSFLPSQVHIVQTPQGEDYEGRTFHGKRITGVSILRAGETMEPALRAVCKDVRIGKILIQTNQDTGEPELHYLRLPKDISEDHVILMDCTVSTGAAAMMAIRVLLDHDAQEDKILLVSLLMAEMGVHSVAYAFPQVKIITTAVDKKVNDLFHIIPGIGNFGDRYFGTDAPPDWSDDDMDEPSC encoded by the exons tgGCGGTGGGGAAGGCTCTCTGGACAGGCTGCTCCCATCCATCAGCACCAGCCTGTCTCCACGCAAGCGGACCACCAGCCAGTGCAAATCAGAGCCTCCGCTGCTGCGCACCAGTAAGAGGACCATCTACACCGCCGGACGCCCACCCTGGTACAATGAACACGGCACCCAGTCCAAGGAAGCTTTTGTTATCG GGCTCTGTGGAGGCAGTGCCTCAGGCAAAACTACAGTTGCTCGTAAAATCATCGAGGCCTTGGATGTTCCTTGGGTCGTTCTTCTGTCAATGGATTCATTTTACAAG GTTCTGACGGCCGAACAGCAGCTGCTCGCTGCTAATAACGATTACAACTTTGACCATCCAGACGCCTTTGATTTCAGTCTGCTGGTGCACACTCTCCGCAAACTCAAGCAGGGCAAGAGCGTGAAGATCCCGGTGTACGACTTCAACACACACGGACGGCAGAAAGAATGG AAAACGGTGTATGGGGCGAGCGTCATCATATTTGAGGGCATCATGTCCTTTGCAGATAAAGAGCTGCTGAAG cTGCTGGACATGAAGATCTTCGTGGACACCGATTCCGACATCCGGCTGGTACGGAGGCTCAGGAGGGACATCACCGAGCGCGGCCGGGACATCGAGGGAGTGATCAAACAGTACAACAAGTTTGTGAAGCCAGCCTTCGAGCAGTACATCGAGCCCACCATGAGACTGGCAGATATCGTGGTGCCTCGGG GTGGCGGTAACATGGTGGCCATTGATCTTATAGTGCAGCATGTACACAGTCAGCTGGAGGAG AGAAAGCTCCGCTGGGATAT GGCGGCGCTGGCGTCTGCCCATCAGGCCCAGCCCCTTCCACAGACCCTCAGTGTTCTGGAGAGTACACCGCAGGTCCGCGGCATGCACACCATCAtcag AAATAAAGAGACCAGTCGAGACGAGTTCATCTTCTACTCCAAGAGGTTAATGCGGCTCCTCATCGAGAGAGCGCGGTCCTTTCTTCCATCACAG GTTCACATTGTTCAGACCCCACAGGGAGAAGATTACGAAGGCCGAACCTTTCATGGGAAGAGG ATTACGGGTGTGTCGATTCTCAGGGCGGGAGAGACCATGGAGCCCGCGCTTAGGGCCGTGTGCAAAGACGTCCGCATCGGCAAAATCCTCATCCAGACCAATCAGGACACAGGAGAGCCGGAG CTGCACTATTTGCGTCTGCCCAAAGACATCAGCGAGGATCATGTGATTCTGATGGACTGCACCGTGTCCACCGGAGCGGCAGCCATGATGGCCATCAGAGTTTTGCTT gatcaTGACGCTCAGGAGGATAAGATTCTGCTGGTGTCGCTGCTGATGGCTGAGATGGGTGTCCATTCTGTGGCCTACGCCTTCCCTCAGGTCAAAATCATCACCACCGCCGTCGACAAGAAGGTCAACGACCTGTTCCACATCATCCCTGGCATAG gaaattttGGGGATCGTTATTTTGGCACGGATGCACCCCCCGACTGGAGTGATGATGACATGGACGAGCCCAGCTGCTGA
- the LOC113070287 gene encoding uridine-cytidine kinase-like 1 isoform X3, giving the protein MNTLPAYSGARISGCWALRADGSGGGEGSLDRLLPSISTSLSPRKRTTSQCKSEPPLLRTSKRTIYTAGRPPWYNEHGTQSKEAFVIGLCGGSASGKTTVARKIIEALDVPWVVLLSMDSFYKVLTAEQQLLAANNDYNFDHPDAFDFSLLVHTLRKLKQGKSVKIPVYDFNTHGRQKEWKTVYGASVIIFEGIMSFADKELLKLLDMKIFVDTDSDIRLVRRLRRDITERGRDIEGVIKQYNKFVKPAFEQYIEPTMRLADIVVPRGGGNMVAIDLIVQHVHSQLEERKLRWDMAALASAHQAQPLPQTLSVLESTPQVRGMHTIIRNKETSRDEFIFYSKRLMRLLIERARSFLPSQVHIVQTPQGEDYEGRTFHGKRITGVSILRAGETMEPALRAVCKDVRIGKILIQTNQDTGEPELHYLRLPKDISEDHVILMDCTVSTGAAAMMAIRVLLDHDAQEDKILLVSLLMAEMGVHSVAYAFPQVKIITTAVDKKVNDLFHIIPGIGNFGDRYFGTDAPPDWSDDDMDEPSC; this is encoded by the exons tgGCGGTGGGGAAGGCTCTCTGGACAGGCTGCTCCCATCCATCAGCACCAGCCTGTCTCCACGCAAGCGGACCACCAGCCAGTGCAAATCAGAGCCTCCGCTGCTGCGCACCAGTAAGAGGACCATCTACACCGCCGGACGCCCACCCTGGTACAATGAACACGGCACCCAGTCCAAGGAAGCTTTTGTTATCG GGCTCTGTGGAGGCAGTGCCTCAGGCAAAACTACAGTTGCTCGTAAAATCATCGAGGCCTTGGATGTTCCTTGGGTCGTTCTTCTGTCAATGGATTCATTTTACAAG GTTCTGACGGCCGAACAGCAGCTGCTCGCTGCTAATAACGATTACAACTTTGACCATCCAGACGCCTTTGATTTCAGTCTGCTGGTGCACACTCTCCGCAAACTCAAGCAGGGCAAGAGCGTGAAGATCCCGGTGTACGACTTCAACACACACGGACGGCAGAAAGAATGG AAAACGGTGTATGGGGCGAGCGTCATCATATTTGAGGGCATCATGTCCTTTGCAGATAAAGAGCTGCTGAAG cTGCTGGACATGAAGATCTTCGTGGACACCGATTCCGACATCCGGCTGGTACGGAGGCTCAGGAGGGACATCACCGAGCGCGGCCGGGACATCGAGGGAGTGATCAAACAGTACAACAAGTTTGTGAAGCCAGCCTTCGAGCAGTACATCGAGCCCACCATGAGACTGGCAGATATCGTGGTGCCTCGGG GTGGCGGTAACATGGTGGCCATTGATCTTATAGTGCAGCATGTACACAGTCAGCTGGAGGAG AGAAAGCTCCGCTGGGATAT GGCGGCGCTGGCGTCTGCCCATCAGGCCCAGCCCCTTCCACAGACCCTCAGTGTTCTGGAGAGTACACCGCAGGTCCGCGGCATGCACACCATCAtcag AAATAAAGAGACCAGTCGAGACGAGTTCATCTTCTACTCCAAGAGGTTAATGCGGCTCCTCATCGAGAGAGCGCGGTCCTTTCTTCCATCACAG GTTCACATTGTTCAGACCCCACAGGGAGAAGATTACGAAGGCCGAACCTTTCATGGGAAGAGG ATTACGGGTGTGTCGATTCTCAGGGCGGGAGAGACCATGGAGCCCGCGCTTAGGGCCGTGTGCAAAGACGTCCGCATCGGCAAAATCCTCATCCAGACCAATCAGGACACAGGAGAGCCGGAG CTGCACTATTTGCGTCTGCCCAAAGACATCAGCGAGGATCATGTGATTCTGATGGACTGCACCGTGTCCACCGGAGCGGCAGCCATGATGGCCATCAGAGTTTTGCTT gatcaTGACGCTCAGGAGGATAAGATTCTGCTGGTGTCGCTGCTGATGGCTGAGATGGGTGTCCATTCTGTGGCCTACGCCTTCCCTCAGGTCAAAATCATCACCACCGCCGTCGACAAGAAGGTCAACGACCTGTTCCACATCATCCCTGGCATAG gaaattttGGGGATCGTTATTTTGGCACGGATGCACCCCCCGACTGGAGTGATGATGACATGGACGAGCCCAGCTGCTGA
- the LOC113070287 gene encoding uridine-cytidine kinase-like 1 isoform X2: MSAVCADGRLSAMECGEKSSVLRSSGGGEGSLDRLLPSISTSLSPRKRTTSQCKSEPPLLRTSKRTIYTAGRPPWYNEHGTQSKEAFVIGLCGGSASGKTTVARKIIEALDVPWVVLLSMDSFYKVLTAEQQLLAANNDYNFDHPDAFDFSLLVHTLRKLKQGKSVKIPVYDFNTHGRQKEWKTVYGASVIIFEGIMSFADKELLKLLDMKIFVDTDSDIRLVRRLRRDITERGRDIEGVIKQYNKFVKPAFEQYIEPTMRLADIVVPRGGGNMVAIDLIVQHVHSQLEERELSVRAALASAHQAQPLPQTLSVLESTPQVRGMHTIIRNKETSRDEFIFYSKRLMRLLIERARSFLPSQVHIVQTPQGEDYEGRTFHGKRITGVSILRAGETMEPALRAVCKDVRIGKILIQTNQDTGEPELHYLRLPKDISEDHVILMDCTVSTGAAAMMAIRVLLDHDAQEDKILLVSLLMAEMGVHSVAYAFPQVKIITTAVDKKVNDLFHIIPGIGNFGDRYFGTDAPPDWSDDDMDEPSC, translated from the exons tgGCGGTGGGGAAGGCTCTCTGGACAGGCTGCTCCCATCCATCAGCACCAGCCTGTCTCCACGCAAGCGGACCACCAGCCAGTGCAAATCAGAGCCTCCGCTGCTGCGCACCAGTAAGAGGACCATCTACACCGCCGGACGCCCACCCTGGTACAATGAACACGGCACCCAGTCCAAGGAAGCTTTTGTTATCG GGCTCTGTGGAGGCAGTGCCTCAGGCAAAACTACAGTTGCTCGTAAAATCATCGAGGCCTTGGATGTTCCTTGGGTCGTTCTTCTGTCAATGGATTCATTTTACAAG GTTCTGACGGCCGAACAGCAGCTGCTCGCTGCTAATAACGATTACAACTTTGACCATCCAGACGCCTTTGATTTCAGTCTGCTGGTGCACACTCTCCGCAAACTCAAGCAGGGCAAGAGCGTGAAGATCCCGGTGTACGACTTCAACACACACGGACGGCAGAAAGAATGG AAAACGGTGTATGGGGCGAGCGTCATCATATTTGAGGGCATCATGTCCTTTGCAGATAAAGAGCTGCTGAAG cTGCTGGACATGAAGATCTTCGTGGACACCGATTCCGACATCCGGCTGGTACGGAGGCTCAGGAGGGACATCACCGAGCGCGGCCGGGACATCGAGGGAGTGATCAAACAGTACAACAAGTTTGTGAAGCCAGCCTTCGAGCAGTACATCGAGCCCACCATGAGACTGGCAGATATCGTGGTGCCTCGGG GTGGCGGTAACATGGTGGCCATTGATCTTATAGTGCAGCATGTACACAGTCAGCTGGAGGAG CGTGAACTCAGCGTCAG GGCGGCGCTGGCGTCTGCCCATCAGGCCCAGCCCCTTCCACAGACCCTCAGTGTTCTGGAGAGTACACCGCAGGTCCGCGGCATGCACACCATCAtcag AAATAAAGAGACCAGTCGAGACGAGTTCATCTTCTACTCCAAGAGGTTAATGCGGCTCCTCATCGAGAGAGCGCGGTCCTTTCTTCCATCACAG GTTCACATTGTTCAGACCCCACAGGGAGAAGATTACGAAGGCCGAACCTTTCATGGGAAGAGG ATTACGGGTGTGTCGATTCTCAGGGCGGGAGAGACCATGGAGCCCGCGCTTAGGGCCGTGTGCAAAGACGTCCGCATCGGCAAAATCCTCATCCAGACCAATCAGGACACAGGAGAGCCGGAG CTGCACTATTTGCGTCTGCCCAAAGACATCAGCGAGGATCATGTGATTCTGATGGACTGCACCGTGTCCACCGGAGCGGCAGCCATGATGGCCATCAGAGTTTTGCTT gatcaTGACGCTCAGGAGGATAAGATTCTGCTGGTGTCGCTGCTGATGGCTGAGATGGGTGTCCATTCTGTGGCCTACGCCTTCCCTCAGGTCAAAATCATCACCACCGCCGTCGACAAGAAGGTCAACGACCTGTTCCACATCATCCCTGGCATAG gaaattttGGGGATCGTTATTTTGGCACGGATGCACCCCCCGACTGGAGTGATGATGACATGGACGAGCCCAGCTGCTGA
- the LOC113070287 gene encoding uridine-cytidine kinase-like 1 isoform X4, which yields MNTLPAYSGARISGCWALRADGSGGGEGSLDRLLPSISTSLSPRKRTTSQCKSEPPLLRTSKRTIYTAGRPPWYNEHGTQSKEAFVIGLCGGSASGKTTVARKIIEALDVPWVVLLSMDSFYKVLTAEQQLLAANNDYNFDHPDAFDFSLLVHTLRKLKQGKSVKIPVYDFNTHGRQKEWKTVYGASVIIFEGIMSFADKELLKLLDMKIFVDTDSDIRLVRRLRRDITERGRDIEGVIKQYNKFVKPAFEQYIEPTMRLADIVVPRGGGNMVAIDLIVQHVHSQLEERELSVRAALASAHQAQPLPQTLSVLESTPQVRGMHTIIRNKETSRDEFIFYSKRLMRLLIERARSFLPSQVHIVQTPQGEDYEGRTFHGKRITGVSILRAGETMEPALRAVCKDVRIGKILIQTNQDTGEPELHYLRLPKDISEDHVILMDCTVSTGAAAMMAIRVLLDHDAQEDKILLVSLLMAEMGVHSVAYAFPQVKIITTAVDKKVNDLFHIIPGIGNFGDRYFGTDAPPDWSDDDMDEPSC from the exons tgGCGGTGGGGAAGGCTCTCTGGACAGGCTGCTCCCATCCATCAGCACCAGCCTGTCTCCACGCAAGCGGACCACCAGCCAGTGCAAATCAGAGCCTCCGCTGCTGCGCACCAGTAAGAGGACCATCTACACCGCCGGACGCCCACCCTGGTACAATGAACACGGCACCCAGTCCAAGGAAGCTTTTGTTATCG GGCTCTGTGGAGGCAGTGCCTCAGGCAAAACTACAGTTGCTCGTAAAATCATCGAGGCCTTGGATGTTCCTTGGGTCGTTCTTCTGTCAATGGATTCATTTTACAAG GTTCTGACGGCCGAACAGCAGCTGCTCGCTGCTAATAACGATTACAACTTTGACCATCCAGACGCCTTTGATTTCAGTCTGCTGGTGCACACTCTCCGCAAACTCAAGCAGGGCAAGAGCGTGAAGATCCCGGTGTACGACTTCAACACACACGGACGGCAGAAAGAATGG AAAACGGTGTATGGGGCGAGCGTCATCATATTTGAGGGCATCATGTCCTTTGCAGATAAAGAGCTGCTGAAG cTGCTGGACATGAAGATCTTCGTGGACACCGATTCCGACATCCGGCTGGTACGGAGGCTCAGGAGGGACATCACCGAGCGCGGCCGGGACATCGAGGGAGTGATCAAACAGTACAACAAGTTTGTGAAGCCAGCCTTCGAGCAGTACATCGAGCCCACCATGAGACTGGCAGATATCGTGGTGCCTCGGG GTGGCGGTAACATGGTGGCCATTGATCTTATAGTGCAGCATGTACACAGTCAGCTGGAGGAG CGTGAACTCAGCGTCAG GGCGGCGCTGGCGTCTGCCCATCAGGCCCAGCCCCTTCCACAGACCCTCAGTGTTCTGGAGAGTACACCGCAGGTCCGCGGCATGCACACCATCAtcag AAATAAAGAGACCAGTCGAGACGAGTTCATCTTCTACTCCAAGAGGTTAATGCGGCTCCTCATCGAGAGAGCGCGGTCCTTTCTTCCATCACAG GTTCACATTGTTCAGACCCCACAGGGAGAAGATTACGAAGGCCGAACCTTTCATGGGAAGAGG ATTACGGGTGTGTCGATTCTCAGGGCGGGAGAGACCATGGAGCCCGCGCTTAGGGCCGTGTGCAAAGACGTCCGCATCGGCAAAATCCTCATCCAGACCAATCAGGACACAGGAGAGCCGGAG CTGCACTATTTGCGTCTGCCCAAAGACATCAGCGAGGATCATGTGATTCTGATGGACTGCACCGTGTCCACCGGAGCGGCAGCCATGATGGCCATCAGAGTTTTGCTT gatcaTGACGCTCAGGAGGATAAGATTCTGCTGGTGTCGCTGCTGATGGCTGAGATGGGTGTCCATTCTGTGGCCTACGCCTTCCCTCAGGTCAAAATCATCACCACCGCCGTCGACAAGAAGGTCAACGACCTGTTCCACATCATCCCTGGCATAG gaaattttGGGGATCGTTATTTTGGCACGGATGCACCCCCCGACTGGAGTGATGATGACATGGACGAGCCCAGCTGCTGA